One stretch of Halichoerus grypus chromosome 8, mHalGry1.hap1.1, whole genome shotgun sequence DNA includes these proteins:
- the SLC25A47 gene encoding solute carrier family 25 member 47 isoform X1, producing the protein MDFVAGAIGGVCGVAVGYPLDTVKVKIQTEPKYRGIWHCVWDTYRQERVRGFYRGLSLPVCTVSLVSSVSFGTYHHCLAHICRFRYGSPEAKPAKPDITLSGFASGLVRVFLTSPTEVAKVRLQTQTQTQTQQRRPSASWPSAAPPMCPAPPACSVPGPKYRGPLHCLATVAREEGLRGLYKGSSALLFRDGHSFATYFLSYAILCEQLTPTGHSQPDVLGVLVAGGCAGVLAWAVATPMDVIKSRLQADGQGQRRYRGLLHCVVTSVREDGPRVLFKGLTLNCCRAFPVNMVVFVAYEAVLRLIRGLST; encoded by the exons ATGGATTTTGTGGCTGGAGCCATCGGAG GCGTCTGCGGTGTGGCTGTGGGCTACCCCCTGGACACGGTGAAG GTCAAGATCCAGACAGAGCCCAAGTACAGGGGCATCTGGCACTGCGTCTGGGACACATACCGCCAAGAGCGG GTGCGGGGCTTCTACCGAGGCCTGTCGCTGCCCGTGTGCACCGTGTCCCTGGTCTCGTCCGTGTCTTTCGGGACCTACCACCACTGCCTGGCGCACATCTGCCGATTTCGCTACGGCAGCCCCGAGGCCAAGCCTGCCAAGCCCGACATCACGCTGTCAGGATTTGCTTCTGGCCTGGTCcgc GTGTTCCTCACCTCGCCCACTGAGGTGGCCAAGGTCCGCCTGCAGACGCAGACGCAGACGCAGACGCAGCAGCGGCGCCCCTCGGCCTCGTGGCCCTCGGCTGCGCCCCCCATGTGTCCGGCGCCCCCTGCGTGCTCGGTGCCCGGGCCCAAGTACCGAGGGCCACTGCACTGTCTGGCCACGGTGGCCCGTGAGGAGGGGCTGCGGGGCCTCTACAAGGGCAGCTCGGCCCTGCTCTTCCGGGACGGCCACTCCTTCGCCACCTACTTCCTGTCGTACGCCATCCTCTGCGAGCAGCTCACCCCCACTGGCCACAGCCAGCCAG ATGTCTTGGGCGTGCTGGTGGCCGGGGGCTGCGCCGGGGTCCTGGCCTGGGCCGTGGCCACCCCCATGGACGTGATCAAGTCACGCCTGCAGGCGGACGGGCAGGGCCAGCGGCGCTACCGGGGCCTTCTGCACTGCGTGGTGACCAGCGTGCGGGAGGACGGGCCGCGGGTCCTCTTCAAGGGGCTGACGCTCAACTGCTGCCGCGCCTTCCCCGTCAACATGGTGGTCTTTGTCGCCTACGAAGCCGTGCTGAGGCTCATCCGGGGCCTGTCCACGTAG
- the SLC25A47 gene encoding solute carrier family 25 member 47 isoform X2, with translation MDFVAGAIGGVCGVAVGYPLDTVKVKIQTEPKYRGIWHCVWDTYRQERVFLTSPTEVAKVRLQTQTQTQTQQRRPSASWPSAAPPMCPAPPACSVPGPKYRGPLHCLATVAREEGLRGLYKGSSALLFRDGHSFATYFLSYAILCEQLTPTGHSQPDVLGVLVAGGCAGVLAWAVATPMDVIKSRLQADGQGQRRYRGLLHCVVTSVREDGPRVLFKGLTLNCCRAFPVNMVVFVAYEAVLRLIRGLST, from the exons ATGGATTTTGTGGCTGGAGCCATCGGAG GCGTCTGCGGTGTGGCTGTGGGCTACCCCCTGGACACGGTGAAG GTCAAGATCCAGACAGAGCCCAAGTACAGGGGCATCTGGCACTGCGTCTGGGACACATACCGCCAAGAGCGG GTGTTCCTCACCTCGCCCACTGAGGTGGCCAAGGTCCGCCTGCAGACGCAGACGCAGACGCAGACGCAGCAGCGGCGCCCCTCGGCCTCGTGGCCCTCGGCTGCGCCCCCCATGTGTCCGGCGCCCCCTGCGTGCTCGGTGCCCGGGCCCAAGTACCGAGGGCCACTGCACTGTCTGGCCACGGTGGCCCGTGAGGAGGGGCTGCGGGGCCTCTACAAGGGCAGCTCGGCCCTGCTCTTCCGGGACGGCCACTCCTTCGCCACCTACTTCCTGTCGTACGCCATCCTCTGCGAGCAGCTCACCCCCACTGGCCACAGCCAGCCAG ATGTCTTGGGCGTGCTGGTGGCCGGGGGCTGCGCCGGGGTCCTGGCCTGGGCCGTGGCCACCCCCATGGACGTGATCAAGTCACGCCTGCAGGCGGACGGGCAGGGCCAGCGGCGCTACCGGGGCCTTCTGCACTGCGTGGTGACCAGCGTGCGGGAGGACGGGCCGCGGGTCCTCTTCAAGGGGCTGACGCTCAACTGCTGCCGCGCCTTCCCCGTCAACATGGTGGTCTTTGTCGCCTACGAAGCCGTGCTGAGGCTCATCCGGGGCCTGTCCACGTAG
- the WARS1 gene encoding tryptophan--tRNA ligase, cytoplasmic isoform X1, giving the protein MADMPNGEQGCASPLELFNSIAAQGELVRSLKAGKASKDEIDSAVKMLLSLKMSYKAAVGEDYKADCPPGNPALGSNSGLDAAEAEEDFVDPWTVQTSSAKGIDYDKLIVRFGSSKIDKELVNRIERATGQKPHRFLRRGIFFSHRDMNQILDAYENKKPFYLYTGRGPSSEAMHVGHLIPFIFTKWLQDVFNVPLVIQMTDDEKYLWKDLTLDQAYGYAVENAKDIIACGFDINKTFIFSDLDYMGMSPGFYKNVVKIQKHVTFNQVKGIFGFTDSDSIGKISFPAIQAAPSFSNSFPQIFRDRADIQCLIPCAIDQDPYFRMTRDVAPRIGYPKPALLHSTFFPALQGAQTKMSASDPNSSIFLTDTAKQIKTKVNKHAFSGGRDTVEEHRQFGGNCDVDVSFMYLTFFLEDDDKLEQIRKDYTSGDMLTGELKKTLIEVLQPLIAEHQARRKEVTDEIVKEFMTPRKLSYDFQCFCFDT; this is encoded by the exons ATGGCAGACATGCCCAACGGTGAGCAGGGGTGTGCCTCCCCGCTGGAACTGTTCAACAGCATAGCTGCTCAGGGGGAACTTGTGCGGTCCCTCAAAGCTGGAAAGGCGTCAAAG GATGAAATCGATTCTGCAGTAAAGATGTTGTTATCATTGAAAATGAGCTACAAAGCCGCCGTGGGGGAGGACTACAAGGCTGACTGCCCTCCAGGGAACCCGGCACTTGGGAGCAATAGTGGCCTGGATGCTGCAGAAGCTGAGGAGGATTTTGTGGACCCGTGGACAGTACAGACGAGCAGTGCCAAGGGCATCGACTATGACAAGCTCATTG ttcgGTTTGGAAGCAGTAAAATCGACAAGGAGCTGGTAAACCGGATAGAGAGAGCCACAGGCCAGAAACCACACCGCTTCCTGCGCAGAGGCATCTTCTTCTCACACAG AGATATGAACCAAATTCTTGATGCCTATGAAAATAAGAAGCCATTTTATCTGTATACGGGCAGGGGCCCCTCTTCCGAAGCAATGCATGTAGGTCACCTCATCCCATTTATTTTCACAAA GTGGCTGCAGGATGTGTTCAACGTTCCGTTGGTCATCCAGATGACGGATGACGAGAAGTACCTGTGGAAAGACCTGACCCTGGACCAGGCCTATGGCTATGCCGTGGAGAACGCCAAGGACATCATTGCCTGCGGCTTTGACATCAACAAGACTTTCATCTTCTCTGACCTCGACTACATGGG GATGAGCCCAGGCTTCTACAAGAACGTGGTGAAGATTCAGAAGCACGTTACCTTCAACCAAGTGAAAGGCATTTTCGGTTTCACCGACAGTGACTCCATCG GGAAGATCAGCTTTCCTGCCATCCAGGCTGCCCCCTCCTTCAGCAACTCATTCCCTCAGATCTTCCGAGACAGGGCAGACATCCAGTGCCTCATCCCCTGTGCCATCGACCAG GATCCTTACTTCAGGATGACGAGAGACGTCGCCCCCAGGATCGGCTACCCTAAGCCAGCCCTGCTGCACTCCACTTTCTTCCCCGCCCTGCAGGGGGCCCAGACCAAGATGAGCGCCAGCGACCCCAACTCCTCCATCTTCCTCACGGACACCGCCAAGCAGATCAAGACCAAG GTCAACAAGCACGCGTTTTCTGGGGGCAGAGACACCGTCGAGGAACACAGGCAGTTCGGGGGCAACTGTGACGTGGACGTGTCCTTCATGTACCTGACCTTCTTCCTCGAGGACGATGACAAGCTCGAGCAGATCAGGAAG GATTACACCAGCGGCGACATGCTCACCGGCGAGCTCAAGAAGACGCTCATCGAGGTTCTGCAGCCCCTGATCGCCGAGCACCAGGCCAGGCGCAAGGAGGTCACAGACGAGATAGTGAAAGAGTTCATGACTCCCCGGAAGCTGTCCTACGACTTCCA ATGCTTTTGTTTTGACACTTGA
- the WARS1 gene encoding tryptophan--tRNA ligase, cytoplasmic isoform X2, whose translation MADMPNGEQGCASPLELFNSIAAQGELVRSLKAGKASKDEIDSAVKMLLSLKMSYKAAVGEDYKADCPPGNPALGSNSGLDAAEAEEDFVDPWTVQTSSAKGIDYDKLIVRFGSSKIDKELVNRIERATGQKPHRFLRRGIFFSHRDMNQILDAYENKKPFYLYTGRGPSSEAMHVGHLIPFIFTKWLQDVFNVPLVIQMTDDEKYLWKDLTLDQAYGYAVENAKDIIACGFDINKTFIFSDLDYMGMSPGFYKNVVKIQKHVTFNQVKGIFGFTDSDSIGKISFPAIQAAPSFSNSFPQIFRDRADIQCLIPCAIDQDPYFRMTRDVAPRIGYPKPALLHSTFFPALQGAQTKMSASDPNSSIFLTDTAKQIKTKVNKHAFSGGRDTVEEHRQFGGNCDVDVSFMYLTFFLEDDDKLEQIRKDYTSGDMLTGELKKTLIEVLQPLIAEHQARRKEVTDEIVKEFMTPRKLSYDFQ comes from the exons ATGGCAGACATGCCCAACGGTGAGCAGGGGTGTGCCTCCCCGCTGGAACTGTTCAACAGCATAGCTGCTCAGGGGGAACTTGTGCGGTCCCTCAAAGCTGGAAAGGCGTCAAAG GATGAAATCGATTCTGCAGTAAAGATGTTGTTATCATTGAAAATGAGCTACAAAGCCGCCGTGGGGGAGGACTACAAGGCTGACTGCCCTCCAGGGAACCCGGCACTTGGGAGCAATAGTGGCCTGGATGCTGCAGAAGCTGAGGAGGATTTTGTGGACCCGTGGACAGTACAGACGAGCAGTGCCAAGGGCATCGACTATGACAAGCTCATTG ttcgGTTTGGAAGCAGTAAAATCGACAAGGAGCTGGTAAACCGGATAGAGAGAGCCACAGGCCAGAAACCACACCGCTTCCTGCGCAGAGGCATCTTCTTCTCACACAG AGATATGAACCAAATTCTTGATGCCTATGAAAATAAGAAGCCATTTTATCTGTATACGGGCAGGGGCCCCTCTTCCGAAGCAATGCATGTAGGTCACCTCATCCCATTTATTTTCACAAA GTGGCTGCAGGATGTGTTCAACGTTCCGTTGGTCATCCAGATGACGGATGACGAGAAGTACCTGTGGAAAGACCTGACCCTGGACCAGGCCTATGGCTATGCCGTGGAGAACGCCAAGGACATCATTGCCTGCGGCTTTGACATCAACAAGACTTTCATCTTCTCTGACCTCGACTACATGGG GATGAGCCCAGGCTTCTACAAGAACGTGGTGAAGATTCAGAAGCACGTTACCTTCAACCAAGTGAAAGGCATTTTCGGTTTCACCGACAGTGACTCCATCG GGAAGATCAGCTTTCCTGCCATCCAGGCTGCCCCCTCCTTCAGCAACTCATTCCCTCAGATCTTCCGAGACAGGGCAGACATCCAGTGCCTCATCCCCTGTGCCATCGACCAG GATCCTTACTTCAGGATGACGAGAGACGTCGCCCCCAGGATCGGCTACCCTAAGCCAGCCCTGCTGCACTCCACTTTCTTCCCCGCCCTGCAGGGGGCCCAGACCAAGATGAGCGCCAGCGACCCCAACTCCTCCATCTTCCTCACGGACACCGCCAAGCAGATCAAGACCAAG GTCAACAAGCACGCGTTTTCTGGGGGCAGAGACACCGTCGAGGAACACAGGCAGTTCGGGGGCAACTGTGACGTGGACGTGTCCTTCATGTACCTGACCTTCTTCCTCGAGGACGATGACAAGCTCGAGCAGATCAGGAAG GATTACACCAGCGGCGACATGCTCACCGGCGAGCTCAAGAAGACGCTCATCGAGGTTCTGCAGCCCCTGATCGCCGAGCACCAGGCCAGGCGCAAGGAGGTCACAGACGAGATAGTGAAAGAGTTCATGACTCCCCGGAAGCTGTCCTACGACTTCCAGTAA